A window of Fibrobacter sp. UWB11 contains these coding sequences:
- the hisE gene encoding phosphoribosyl-ATP diphosphatase, producing the protein MTFEEMYALACQRKKDMPEGKGTTELFKKGPHGIGKKLVEEAAESWMAARFESRDAQCLELSQVLYYVAVMMAEKGLTLEEVYAKL; encoded by the coding sequence ATGACGTTTGAAGAAATGTACGCACTGGCCTGCCAGCGCAAGAAAGACATGCCGGAAGGCAAGGGCACCACGGAACTCTTCAAGAAGGGTCCGCACGGTATCGGCAAGAAGCTCGTCGAAGAAGCTGCCGAAAGCTGGATGGCCGCTCGCTTTGAATCGCGCGACGCTCAGTGCCTCGAACTTTCTCAAGTGCTCTACTATGTTGCCGTCATGATGGCAGAAAAAGGTCTCACCCTCGAAGAAGTGTACGCTAAACTATGA
- the hisG gene encoding ATP phosphoribosyltransferase: protein MIKVALPNKGMLFEPTQELLKACGYKASKPYKTLTQIDSKNGIEFFFLRPSDIPMYVGRGIIDAGITGIDFNAEAKSPAVKVLDLPFGASKLCAAVPNESPIQSLADLKDATIATSFPNIVESYYKKKMDFVVLEGAVEISVSLGVANAIVDVVETGTTLKQAGLRIIGEPLFRSNAAIFCNPQKTELEEVNTLIRRIQGKLVAQTYMMIEYDCPSELLSKACEMTPGLDAPTVTKLHGREWYSVKAMVPREEANAIMDKLWDAGARSILLFGIESARI, encoded by the coding sequence ATGATTAAGGTAGCTCTCCCCAACAAGGGCATGCTCTTTGAACCGACCCAGGAACTCCTCAAGGCCTGCGGTTACAAGGCATCCAAGCCCTACAAGACTTTGACCCAGATCGATTCCAAGAACGGTATCGAATTCTTCTTCCTCCGTCCGAGCGACATCCCGATGTACGTGGGTCGCGGCATCATCGACGCTGGCATCACGGGCATCGACTTCAACGCCGAAGCGAAGAGCCCGGCAGTGAAGGTTTTGGACCTCCCGTTTGGCGCTTCCAAGCTCTGCGCTGCAGTCCCGAACGAAAGCCCGATCCAGAGCCTCGCTGACCTCAAGGATGCAACAATCGCAACAAGCTTCCCGAACATCGTGGAAAGCTACTACAAGAAGAAGATGGACTTCGTGGTGCTTGAAGGCGCTGTCGAAATTTCCGTGAGCCTCGGTGTTGCAAACGCCATCGTAGACGTTGTCGAAACGGGTACGACGCTCAAGCAGGCCGGCCTCCGTATTATCGGCGAACCGCTCTTCCGCTCTAACGCTGCCATTTTCTGTAACCCGCAGAAGACGGAACTCGAAGAAGTCAACACGCTCATCCGCCGCATCCAGGGCAAGCTCGTCGCCCAGACGTACATGATGATCGAGTACGACTGCCCTTCCGAACTCCTCTCGAAGGCTTGCGAAATGACTCCGGGTCTCGACGCCCCGACAGTGACGAAGCTCCACGGTCGCGAATGGTACTCCGTGAAGGCCATGGTGCCGCGCGAAGAAGCCAACGCCATCATGGACAAGCTCTGGGACGCAGGCGCAAGGAGCATCCTCCTGTTCGGCATCGAAAGCGCACGTATCTAA
- a CDS encoding EAL and HDOD domain-containing protein encodes MQSLAYLARQPILDREGKIFAYELLFRDSPSSDTAIIASDLQATAQVLENILNSIGLTRLVGESKAFINCSREILLDNLFGLLNPDRFVLEILEDVTVDETLIQAIQRHKSLGFELALDDFIMNDEYIRRFEPLFGHVSYVKMDLVDNSSEDIARAAQFFKAKNIKLLAEKVEDEPTYKRCKDIGYDYFQGFYFAKPEIVTGQKIDATSAAILEIIKLLRTRPTLEVLCDEFDKHPDISANLLQFVNSDVRNKPVIESVKGAIAWVGMKHTQEWLTIMLYAHLDTRS; translated from the coding sequence ATGCAATCTCTCGCTTACTTGGCACGTCAACCGATTCTTGACCGCGAGGGCAAAATCTTCGCGTACGAGTTGCTTTTCCGCGACTCGCCAAGTAGCGATACCGCAATAATCGCAAGCGACTTGCAGGCGACCGCCCAGGTGCTCGAGAACATCTTGAACAGCATCGGGCTTACACGCCTCGTCGGTGAAAGCAAGGCGTTCATCAACTGCAGTCGCGAGATTCTTCTCGACAACTTGTTCGGGCTTTTAAACCCCGACCGATTCGTTCTCGAAATTCTTGAAGACGTTACAGTAGACGAGACACTCATCCAAGCCATTCAGCGTCACAAGTCGCTCGGCTTCGAACTTGCGCTCGACGACTTTATCATGAACGACGAATACATTCGCCGTTTCGAACCGTTGTTCGGACACGTCTCTTACGTCAAGATGGACCTCGTCGACAATTCATCCGAAGACATCGCCAGGGCGGCACAGTTTTTCAAAGCAAAAAACATCAAGTTGCTCGCCGAAAAAGTTGAAGACGAACCGACATACAAACGCTGCAAAGATATTGGCTACGATTACTTCCAGGGATTCTATTTTGCAAAACCCGAAATCGTAACAGGCCAAAAGATAGACGCCACCTCGGCGGCCATCCTTGAAATCATCAAGCTATTGCGCACGCGCCCGACACTCGAAGTCCTCTGCGATGAATTCGACAAGCACCCGGACATTTCAGCGAACCTTTTGCAGTTCGTCAATTCCGACGTACGCAACAAACCTGTCATCGAAAGCGTCAAAGGCGCCATCGCCTGGGTAGGCATGAAGCACACTCAGGAATGGCTGACGATCATGCTGTACGCGCATTTGGACACACGCTCATGA
- the recR gene encoding recombination mediator RecR codes for MADDHAVRAFGHTLMNVEPQSLENLISEFASLPGIGLKTARRLAYHMLSRRKSDVERFADSLMQAAEKVHPCPRCHAFTDEEICPTCRAREGAKSICVVEKNSDILPFERSSVHKGLYFVLGGVISPLDGIGPEALHLPQLVERIKQENIEELVLALGSSPEADSTALMIDRMLDGVNVKRTRLARGIPMGSDLEFIDEVTMLRAFEGRVSL; via the coding sequence ATGGCTGACGATCATGCTGTACGCGCATTTGGACACACGCTCATGAACGTTGAACCACAAAGTCTGGAAAACCTGATTTCAGAATTCGCTTCCCTCCCGGGAATCGGCTTAAAGACGGCTCGCCGCCTCGCCTACCACATGCTCTCGCGCCGCAAGAGCGATGTCGAACGCTTTGCCGACAGCTTAATGCAAGCCGCCGAAAAAGTTCACCCGTGCCCACGTTGCCATGCATTCACAGATGAAGAAATCTGCCCCACCTGCAGGGCCCGCGAAGGCGCCAAGTCTATTTGCGTTGTCGAAAAGAATTCCGATATTTTACCATTTGAACGTTCGTCTGTTCACAAAGGTCTTTACTTTGTCCTCGGCGGCGTGATTTCCCCGCTCGACGGCATCGGCCCCGAAGCACTCCACCTGCCACAGCTCGTGGAACGCATCAAGCAAGAAAACATCGAAGAACTCGTTCTTGCCTTGGGCTCCAGCCCCGAAGCCGATAGCACAGCCCTCATGATTGACCGCATGCTCGACGGCGTAAACGTCAAGCGTACCCGCCTCGCCCGTGGAATTCCGATGGGCAGTGACCTAGAATTCATCGACGAAGTTACCATGCTTCGCGCATTCGAAGGGAGAGTTTCCTTATGA
- the yihA gene encoding ribosome biogenesis GTP-binding protein YihA/YsxC: MSTKENIHQAPVEVGGYTIRSATFVKAAVNLKGLPQDRLPQIAFLGRSNVGKSSLMNALMGQKKLVKVSSTPGKTREINFFKVNDEFFLVDLPGVGFAKVNNAKRDQMSDFIREYVEKCKDLKGLIYLVDIRHGGTPIDIETVESIRATGCPVLIVASKRDKVNQSELAKGLKDIQQRLDLDHKPLCVSALKKFGLDELWTEILEAIHSDAREAT, from the coding sequence ATGAGTACAAAAGAAAACATTCACCAGGCTCCCGTAGAAGTGGGTGGCTACACCATCCGCTCGGCAACGTTTGTCAAGGCCGCAGTGAACCTCAAGGGTCTCCCCCAAGACCGCCTCCCGCAAATCGCTTTCCTCGGACGCTCCAACGTGGGCAAGTCTTCGCTCATGAATGCACTCATGGGGCAAAAAAAACTCGTGAAAGTGAGCTCTACCCCCGGAAAAACGCGTGAAATTAATTTTTTTAAAGTCAATGACGAATTTTTTCTTGTAGATTTACCAGGTGTAGGGTTCGCCAAAGTCAACAATGCAAAGCGCGACCAGATGTCCGACTTTATTCGTGAATACGTCGAAAAGTGCAAGGACCTCAAAGGGCTCATCTACCTCGTAGACATCCGCCACGGAGGGACACCTATCGACATCGAAACCGTCGAAAGCATCCGTGCAACAGGTTGCCCCGTCTTGATTGTCGCAAGCAAGCGTGACAAGGTGAACCAATCAGAACTTGCCAAAGGGCTCAAGGACATCCAGCAGCGACTGGATCTGGACCACAAGCCACTTTGCGTAAGTGCTCTGAAAAAATTTGGACTTGACGAACTCTGGACGGAAATTCTAGAAGCAATTCACAGTGATGCAAGAGAAGCAACTTAA